One Elaeis guineensis isolate ETL-2024a chromosome 10, EG11, whole genome shotgun sequence genomic window carries:
- the LOC105053342 gene encoding LOW QUALITY PROTEIN: copper transporter 5.1 (The sequence of the model RefSeq protein was modified relative to this genomic sequence to represent the inferred CDS: inserted 1 base in 1 codon) gives MPLWSLSAYLSSEFRPLRPSLPTSHLPDSHCFGSNFPLLPPTFFQAKMMHMTFYWGKKVTILFDSWRTESWPGYALSLVAVFLAAAFYQYMEDRRIRLKIFARSKRSSPLSMEXPLLFSAAAGRPWAPARLASAALFGINSAIGYLLMLAVMSFNAGVFIAIVVGLAVGYLLFRSGGEEDIVALENPCACA, from the exons ATGCCCCTCTGGTCTCTGTCTGCGTATTTATCTTCCGAGTTCCGACCCCTCCGCCCATCGCTTCCTACCTCCCATCTTCCCGATTCCCATTGTTTCGGTTCTAATTTTCCACTTCTGCCCCCGACTTTCTTCCAGGCCAAGATGATGCACATGACCTTCTACTGGGGCAAAAAGGTAACTATACTCTTCGACTCGTGGCGGACCGAGTCGTGGCCGGGTTACGCCCTCAGCCTCGTCGCTGTCTTCCTCGCCGCCGCCTTCTACCAGTACATGGAGGACCGTCGGATCCGCCTAAAGATTTTCGCCCGATCCAAGCGCTCATCACCTCTGTCCATGG accccctcctcttctccgccGCCGCCGGCCGGCCGTGGGCTCCGGCGAGGCTCGCCTCCGCCGCCCTCTTCGGCATCAACTCGGCCATCGGGTACCTCCTCATGCTTGCCGTGATGTCCTTCAACGCTGGCGTCTTCATCGCCATTGTCGTGGGGCTCGCCGTCGGCTATCTGTTGTTTAGGAGCGGTGGAGAGGAGGATATTGTTGCGCTGGAGAACCCCTGTGCTTGCGCTTGA